A region of the Trueperaceae bacterium genome:
GCCCTACATCGCGCGTCTCGAGGAGGCGCTGGGCCAGCCGGCGGAGCCCGTCGTGGGCGCCGCCCACAGCATCAGGGACCTGGCGCGCTACCAGGCCCGCATCGACGCCGTCGAGTTCTCCCTCAACACCGACGACGGCGCGAACGTGAGGCGCTACGCGAACGCCGAGGTGATCATGGTCGGCGTCTCCCGGGTCGGCAAGAGCCCCACCTGCCTCTACCTGGCCATGAACTACGGCGTGCGCGCCTCGAACTTCCCGCTCGTCGAGGAGGACCTGGAGTCGGACGCGCTGCCCCGGGCGCTGGCGCCGTACCGCGAGAAGCTGTTCGGCCTCACGATCGACCCCAGGAGGCTGCACGAGCTGCGCACGAAGCGCAGCCCCGGCACGAACTACGCCGCGCTCGAGCGCTGCGAGTTCGAGGTGCGCCGCGCCGAGCG
Encoded here:
- a CDS encoding pyruvate, water dikinase regulatory protein yields the protein MDEEQGTSRPRRHVYFVSDHTGVTAEVVGQSLLARFDHVDFETVTRPFVSTVARAREVVDEFSRLHEPPIVFSTLTDPEVRGVVASASGVHFDLFEPYIARLEEALGQPAEPVVGAAHSIRDLARYQARIDAVEFSLNTDDGANVRRYANAEVIMVGVSRVGKSPTCLYLAMNYGVRASNFPLVEEDLESDALPRALAPYREKLFGLTIDPRRLHELRTKRSPGTNYAALERCEFEVRRAERLFRRNSVPFVETTNVSIEELASQVLVRANLERHR